AAATGTTCTtttaaacaacacacaacaaatactaATAAATATGTTAGAGAAgtttaaaaaattgaaatagatTTAAAACTCTAATTAATAGACATTCTACCCATCCTAACTTATCAAATAATCAAAAAACTCAAACACAACcaaaaacaaccaaacaacatgCCTCGTCAATCGTTCCCTATTCCGGTTCAATATTGTCGCTTTTGTGGAGAATGCCATCATAAGAGTGAGGTTGGCTTCTACAGTACTGACCTAGACCAGTGGTTTTGTAATGTAACGTGCTACTATCAGACTCGCCTTTCACGAGGCGAACTCCAACTCAAAAATCGTGGTATTTCGCAGGTTCTTCTTGATATAAAGAAAATGGTATCTATTGTCCCAAGACAATTAAGAACCGTAAGGAACGATTCACGGAACACGTACGAAATGGACGGTATAAGGTCATTCGTAAAACGCATGCTCGTGAGGATATTCCTATTCAAGAATAGTAGATAGAATAAATGTTAATAACTAATATTTAAAAactttttaatattttttttTAGTATAGATGCAACTTATAAAAACTttacaaaatataaatatatataaaaaagaTAATGTTATACAACTTGTTGATAGTATGGATAAGGACTTTTTTTGGATGTATTTACgcttaaaaataataaaattagcaAAACTATTACTCAAGAACACATTATTATAGAATTTCAAGCAAAGTCGTGTGTTTCTTTAAAAGAATATTTGGAATCTAAAGATTATTTATTAAGTTATGATGATGCTACAACATGTTTACTTGACTTGTACGAACAATGTAAAGAATTGATAAATAACAATATGCTTGTACCTTTTTTTGATCTCCAAGATATACTAGTTATAGATAatcatttctattttattgAATCTAATAAAGTTATAACAAAAAGAAGAAGGTTCGCATTTTATCTATAGTGTGCCCTTCaagaaaaatatttttatttcacCAGAAATATCTAGTGGAACTCTTCCTATAAAACTTACGTTTGCATCTACATTATATAGTTTGGGTGCTTTAATTTCATATGCATTAACTAATGAAGAAATTACTtttcaaaacaaagaaaaaaaattaaactttatTTACTTAACAAAATTATATAGTTGTTTATTACGATTATTAGAAAAACCGTTGTATCAAAGAATATTTCTATTTGGTGTTAAATATTTGCGTAACGCGTTCCCGTACAAAATCCATATGACTTGTAATCACGAATTTTTTCATTCTTTAGTTCTCCATTTTCAGAATACATAATTTTACGCACGTTCAACTTCTTCATTAATGACAAACAATTTTCACATGGTGAAGAAGAACGAAAACCAGTGCTCGATAGACGaaccacacacactgtgattTTCTTAAAAAACTTTAGCGACTTTTGCCTGACCCATTTTTCGAGCTCGAGTGTGGTACATACGGAGCTCGAGTGTGGTACATACGACGAAGAGCATCTACTTCGGCATGACAACTACAGTCGTCCTGTATGAAACCGTCCGCAGAATGATTGCGTAGCATATTCTTTCCACGAAACAAAACCTTCTTTCCCTTAGTAATTACGCAACCATGCTGAAATAGCATAGTTGACTTTACTGCCTCACCACTGGCCATATCTGCAAACCTCTGGTAACGCTTGGAAATAGTCATCttgatgtatctcacaattaatcttttaaatatttttcaattttttattgaGTGATgtaataaaaaattgaaaccATCTattttacttattatttatttacttcaATCATGTATCAACAATTTACAACTACACTTAATTTGTCACCACTTGCCGAAAATCGCGATGAACTCGCACAAAAATATCAAGTAGTTAAAGATAAACAGTTTTCAAATGCAAAGAAACATGCAGATTCTGGTGTAGATATTTTTACACCAGAAAAGATTATTTGTAAAGCTGgtgaaacaacaacaattccTCTTGGTATTGCATGTGCCGTTTATGGACCAAATGAAATGCCAATGCCATATTATGTATATCCTCGTTCAAGTATTTCAAAAACACCTCTTCGTCTAGCTAATAGTGTTGGTATTATTGATAGTGGATATCGAGGACAACTTATGGCAAAAGTAGATAATATTTCCAAAGATGATTATGTTGTTGAAAAATATCAACGCTTGTTTCAAATTTGTAGTGGAAATCTTATGccatttacaaatttgaagaTTACAGATAATTTGGATGAAACTGAACGAGGAAGTGGTGGGTTTGGTTCCACAGGAATGTAAATTCTTAACTTAAATAATATTACAATATgatgaaaatatatttttattagaTGATGAAATAATTTTTTTCATTTCAACCGCCATGCTCCTGGATTTTTTCTCCTCTGGTGGCGCATTAAAATATTCCCACATATATACTCCTCCAAAATCAGGATGTTTTGCTTTTATTTCCGATACAACTTTTTTTGCTGTTTCAAAATCTTGTCCTTGTATCATACCAAAAACAACCTTTGATGCCGGATATCCATTTTCAACACATTCATCAAAAGCACTTGGCAAAAGTTCAAAATAAAATTGTCCGTTGAACCAGGAAATATATTTTCCTTCGGCTGAATTGTATAAATCCTTGTAGGAAAATCCACCCATACctggttggtttgtttgtaatgCACTTTGTATGGGTGCCATTGTAATTGTAAAATTTGGTCCACAATCTCCTTTTAAATCACAAATTAATTTCTTAATATTATCAAGTGAGACTTCTTCTTCCACATCAAGATTAATTCCAGTTATAAATGGATAAGTTAATATGGTTTCTAATAGTAAATTATAGTATGTTGAATAATTTGAAAACATCGTTTGAAATGCACTTCCTGCGCCTCCCAACATAATATGAATTTGAATATTGTAATTCATATATGCATTTTTTAATTGAACCCATGGTTTAGCAAATCGTGAATCTGTTGGAGGATAATTGTTTAAATGAATGTAAGGCGATTTATCTGGATTGTTACCAAAATGGAATGAAGACAGAACAATGTGACTAACCGGCGTGTTTTCTATACACACACTTGATAAATCTGTTAATGTttgataataatatataattttggAGTCGCtcattattatttatatttatacttATACGAATAATCTACTAAATTGTTTTATTAACAATAtctaaaaatgaaaaaaaaTAATTCCAAATCAAAAGATAACAAAAAGAAACCATTGCGAACAACTCCTGTAAAAAATTTACTACAAACACGTACAATAGACACTTTAAATACCGGTGAAAACATAGAATtagaaaaaatagaaaattctAATAAGGAAAACAACAAGGAAAACAACAATGAAAAACACGTTGAATTTAatgaagaacaagaacaagaacgaACAACTGATGACTCAAGCACATCCTATTCTTCTGTTGAATCGTACGAAATTGCAAATACTCGTATTGAttataaaaacaaaattatatttCAGTTGAAAAAGAAgtcaataaatattattatgaTGAGTTTGATTATTATAGTTCATCGTTAGATATTTTAGCTAGTTATTTGAAGGGGCAAAAAATTATCTATATGGAGGCAAAAAGTCACTGTCAACGAAAATTAAATTTTCTAATGTTACCTGCGATTTTTATAAGTTGTGTTGTCTCGGTTTTATCTGCCGGGACAGAAGATTGTTACTTTGCAGCTGCTATGATTGTAGCATCACTCAGTGCTTTTAATTCATTCTTACTTggtattattaatttttaaaattagaTGCCAAAGCTGAAGCACATAAAATTTCTGCACACCAATACGATAAGTTGCAATCAACATCTGAGTTTACTTCAGGACATATTTTACTTTTTAGTAAAGAAAAGTCTGATATTGAAAAGATTTTAGAAGACAAACTTATTCATTTTGAGAAAAAAATTTCCGATATTAAAGAGACAAATCAGTTTATTATTCCGCGTTCTATACGCCTTAAATATCCAATTATTTACAGTACAAatgtatttaatattattaaaaaaATAGAGGATATGCGAAAATTAACCATTACAAAttaaaaaatgtaaaaaataaattGCTTTTTTAAAGGCTGTTCAAGAATCAGAATAtaaaacaaatattcaagACCATTTAAAAGAAATGGATAAATTATTTGATAAAAAGAAGAATATACAGAACAAATCTTGTTATTAAAATCTGCATTTTCCATTATAGATCAAATGTTTAAtcaagaaataaaaaatgcTGAAATTTTGAGAAGACGATGGTGTTTTAATTGGTGTTTCTGGCAGAAAAATTTGACATCTCCTacagaaataaatgattttaTTCGCCATATTAGCGACCCATTTTCAATAAAACCAAATGAAGTATCTTGTAAAGATGAAACACGGATTGATTATATGAAGAATGTGTCAATGAAGATCCACTTTTCTCAAGACCTAGAAATAGTATTGTTCCTCCTAATCAGAACATTGATAATCAAGGATTTTCTATTTCACATATTTTCAATAAAGCAAGAAAAATAtgataatagataatagataattaataatttaataattaataatttaataattaataattaataataaataataaatacttgaaatatttttagatttatatatatagatttaTATATAATGACAAGACCAAAGAAAAATAGGTATGGAGAAATTGTATTTGAAGACCATCC
This genomic window from Corticium candelabrum unplaced genomic scaffold, ooCorCand1.1 SCAFFOLD_77, whole genome shotgun sequence contains:
- the LOC134197974 gene encoding deoxyuridine 5'-triphosphate nucleotidohydrolase-like produces the protein MYQQFTTTLNLSPLAENRDELAQKYQVVKDKQFSNAKKHADSGVDIFTPEKIICKAGETTTIPLGIACAVYGPNEMPMPYYVYPRSSISKTPLRLANSVGIIDSGYRGQLMAKVDNISKDDYVVEKYQRLFQICSGNLMPFTNLKITDNLDETERGSGGFGSTGM